A stretch of Streptomyces vietnamensis DNA encodes these proteins:
- a CDS encoding HAMP domain-containing protein, translating to MSETTTRGSSGPERSGPAAVVEPELRQLLAGLTAVRDGDFGTRLPDEADGLMGEISRVFNGMVDQLSLFTSEVTRVAREVGTEGTLGGQAAVPGVSGTWADLTDSVNAMAGNLTTQVRDIAHVATAVAKGDLSQKIDVDARGEILELKNTINTMVDQLSAFADEVTRMARDVGTEGILGGQADVKGVSGTWRDLTDSVNSMAGNLTAQVRAIAHVATAVAGGDLSKKVDVDARGEILELKTTINTMVDQLSAFADEVTRVAREVGTEGNLGGQATVRGASGTWKDLTDNVNVMASNLTGQVRSIAQVATAVARGDLSRRITVEAKGEVAALADTINTMVDTLSAFADEVTRVAREVGTEGRLGGQARVPNVAGTWKDLTDNVNSMANNLTGQVRNIAQVTTAVANGDLSKKIDVDARGEILELKTTINTMVDQLSSFAAEVTRVAREVGSEGRLGGQAEVEGVSGTWKRLTENVNELAGNLTRQVRAIAEVASAVAEGDLTRSITVEASGEVAELKDNINAMVGSLRETTRANQEQDWLKSSLARMSALMQGHRDLAVVAELVMDELTPLVGAQYGAFYLAEEGADGVELGLVGSYGRPAGDRDRVRFRLGESLVGQAARSRRTVTAENVPEDYVTISSGLGSTSRGSLVVLPVVVEEQVLGVIELMSFSPFTSVHRDFLEQLMETVGVNLSTIVANVRTDELLDESQRLAGELRSRTEELQVRQEELQRSNAELEEKAALLATQNRDIEAKNLQIEQARQELEDRAQQLDLASTYKSEFLANMSHELRTPLNSLLILAQLLAQNPTRNLTAKQVEYAGIIHSAGSDLLQLINDILDLSKVEAGKMDLNPERVPLRRLLDYVEATFRPLTSQKSLAFTVSTAAGVPVDLVTDDTRLRQVLRNLLSNAVKFTEHGSVELRIEPASDDELPVSVHRGGPVVAFRVADTGIGIAPENLEAIFGAFQQADGTTNRKYGGTGLGLSISREIAHLLGAALTVTSVPGEGSTFTLYLPVARADFAEQPAPAALPTASPAGPAVPAPARGGALALPGGAAARPPRRLLVIEERPRGLLAVVAENAVGQLSADGGQTGRSDIELVAVVGPQEAAAALAAQPFHCVVLDVDMADGDALRFLDAVDGDEALRTVPVLAHNNRRLPADEEGALQDLARRRPLELLSSLDELRERIALHLSAEQPGDVVPLVRGDHRAPAPRAVDSTLSGRTVLAVDDDARNLYALSGILELHGITVLHAENGRKGIETLLANPAVSLVLMDVMMPEMDGYTATARIRELPQYADLPVIAVTAKAMPGDREKSLASGASDYVTKPVDADELIACVRRWLDGGTAS from the coding sequence ACGACCAGGGGTTCCTCCGGACCGGAGCGGTCCGGGCCGGCCGCGGTGGTCGAGCCTGAACTCCGCCAGCTGCTGGCCGGGCTCACGGCGGTGCGGGACGGCGACTTCGGCACCCGTCTGCCGGACGAGGCCGACGGTCTGATGGGCGAGATCTCCCGGGTGTTCAACGGGATGGTCGACCAGCTCTCCCTGTTCACCTCCGAAGTGACGCGGGTGGCGCGCGAGGTCGGCACGGAGGGGACGCTCGGCGGGCAGGCCGCCGTGCCCGGCGTCTCCGGCACCTGGGCCGATCTGACGGACTCGGTCAACGCGATGGCCGGCAACCTCACCACCCAGGTCCGCGACATCGCCCACGTGGCGACGGCCGTCGCCAAGGGAGATCTCTCCCAGAAGATCGACGTGGACGCGCGCGGCGAGATCCTGGAGCTGAAGAACACCATCAACACGATGGTGGACCAGCTCTCGGCCTTCGCCGACGAGGTCACGCGCATGGCCCGGGACGTGGGCACCGAGGGCATCCTCGGAGGACAGGCCGACGTGAAGGGCGTCTCCGGCACCTGGCGCGATCTGACCGACTCCGTCAACTCGATGGCGGGGAACCTCACCGCCCAGGTCCGGGCGATCGCCCACGTCGCCACCGCCGTCGCGGGCGGCGACCTGTCGAAGAAGGTCGACGTGGACGCCCGGGGCGAGATCCTGGAGCTGAAGACGACCATCAACACGATGGTGGACCAGCTCTCGGCCTTCGCCGACGAGGTGACCCGGGTCGCCCGCGAGGTCGGCACCGAGGGCAACCTCGGCGGCCAGGCCACCGTCCGGGGCGCCTCGGGCACCTGGAAGGACCTCACCGACAACGTCAACGTGATGGCCTCCAACCTCACCGGGCAGGTGCGTTCGATCGCCCAGGTCGCCACCGCCGTGGCCCGCGGCGACCTCTCCCGCCGGATCACCGTGGAGGCCAAGGGCGAGGTCGCCGCCCTCGCCGACACCATCAACACCATGGTGGACACCCTGTCCGCCTTCGCCGACGAGGTGACCCGGGTCGCCCGCGAGGTCGGCACCGAGGGCCGGCTCGGCGGCCAGGCCAGGGTGCCGAACGTGGCCGGGACCTGGAAGGACCTCACCGACAACGTCAACTCCATGGCGAACAACCTGACCGGACAGGTCCGGAACATCGCCCAGGTCACGACCGCCGTCGCCAACGGCGACCTGTCGAAGAAGATCGACGTGGACGCCCGGGGCGAGATCCTGGAGCTGAAGACGACCATCAACACGATGGTCGACCAGCTGTCCTCGTTCGCGGCCGAGGTGACCCGGGTGGCCCGCGAGGTCGGCAGCGAGGGCCGGCTCGGCGGCCAGGCCGAGGTCGAGGGGGTCTCCGGCACCTGGAAGCGGCTGACCGAGAACGTCAACGAGCTGGCGGGCAACCTCACCCGCCAGGTTCGCGCCATCGCCGAGGTCGCGAGCGCCGTCGCCGAGGGCGACCTCACCCGCTCGATCACCGTCGAGGCGTCGGGCGAGGTGGCCGAGCTCAAGGACAACATCAACGCCATGGTGGGCTCGCTGCGCGAGACGACGCGGGCCAACCAGGAGCAGGACTGGCTCAAGTCCAGTCTGGCCCGGATGTCCGCGCTGATGCAGGGCCACCGCGACCTGGCCGTCGTCGCCGAACTCGTCATGGACGAGCTGACCCCGCTCGTGGGCGCCCAGTACGGCGCGTTCTACCTCGCCGAGGAAGGTGCCGACGGCGTCGAGCTGGGCCTCGTCGGCTCCTACGGACGCCCCGCGGGCGACCGGGACCGGGTGCGCTTCCGGCTGGGCGAGTCGCTCGTCGGGCAGGCCGCCCGCAGCCGCCGCACCGTCACCGCCGAGAACGTCCCCGAGGACTACGTCACGATCTCCTCGGGGCTCGGCAGCACGTCCCGGGGCAGCCTCGTGGTGCTGCCGGTCGTCGTCGAGGAGCAGGTGCTCGGCGTCATCGAGCTGATGTCCTTCAGCCCCTTCACCTCCGTGCACCGGGACTTCCTGGAACAGCTCATGGAGACCGTCGGCGTCAACCTGAGCACCATCGTCGCCAACGTCCGCACCGACGAACTCCTGGACGAGTCCCAGCGGCTGGCCGGCGAACTCCGCTCGCGCACCGAGGAACTCCAGGTGCGGCAGGAGGAGCTCCAGCGCTCCAACGCCGAGCTGGAGGAGAAGGCGGCCCTGCTCGCCACGCAGAACCGCGACATCGAGGCCAAGAACCTCCAGATCGAGCAGGCCCGGCAGGAGCTGGAGGACCGCGCCCAGCAGCTCGACCTGGCCTCCACGTACAAGTCGGAGTTCCTGGCCAACATGAGCCACGAACTGCGCACCCCGCTCAACAGCCTGCTGATCCTGGCCCAGTTGCTGGCCCAGAACCCGACCCGCAACCTCACGGCCAAGCAGGTCGAGTACGCCGGCATCATCCACTCGGCCGGATCCGACCTGCTCCAGCTGATCAACGACATCCTCGACCTCTCCAAGGTGGAGGCCGGGAAGATGGACCTCAACCCGGAGCGCGTGCCGCTGCGCAGGCTCCTCGACTACGTCGAGGCCACGTTCCGCCCCCTCACCTCGCAGAAGAGCCTCGCCTTCACGGTCTCCACGGCCGCCGGCGTCCCCGTCGACCTCGTCACCGATGACACGCGGCTCCGGCAGGTGCTGCGCAACCTGCTGTCGAACGCGGTCAAGTTCACCGAGCACGGCAGCGTCGAGCTGCGCATCGAACCGGCGTCGGACGACGAGCTGCCCGTGTCCGTGCACCGCGGCGGCCCAGTCGTCGCCTTCCGCGTCGCCGACACCGGCATCGGCATCGCCCCCGAGAACCTGGAGGCCATCTTCGGCGCCTTCCAGCAGGCCGACGGGACGACCAACCGCAAGTACGGCGGCACCGGCCTGGGCCTCTCCATCAGCCGCGAGATCGCCCATCTCCTCGGCGCCGCCCTCACCGTCACCAGCGTGCCGGGCGAGGGCAGCACCTTCACCCTCTACCTCCCCGTCGCCCGCGCCGACTTCGCCGAGCAGCCCGCCCCCGCCGCCCTGCCGACGGCCTCCCCGGCAGGGCCCGCCGTCCCGGCCCCCGCCCGGGGCGGTGCGCTCGCGCTGCCCGGCGGCGCGGCCGCCCGGCCGCCCCGGCGCCTCCTCGTGATCGAGGAGCGCCCGCGCGGGCTCCTCGCCGTCGTCGCCGAGAACGCGGTCGGCCAGCTCTCGGCCGACGGCGGGCAGACGGGCCGGTCGGACATCGAACTGGTCGCGGTCGTCGGCCCCCAGGAGGCCGCCGCCGCGCTCGCCGCCCAGCCGTTCCACTGCGTCGTGCTCGACGTCGACATGGCGGACGGCGACGCCCTGCGCTTCCTGGACGCCGTGGACGGGGACGAGGCGCTGCGCACCGTCCCCGTCCTCGCCCACAACAACCGCCGGCTCCCCGCCGACGAGGAGGGCGCCCTCCAGGACCTCGCCCGCCGCCGACCGCTGGAACTCCTCTCCAGCCTCGACGAGCTGCGCGAGCGGATCGCCCTGCACCTGTCCGCGGAGCAGCCCGGCGACGTCGTGCCCCTGGTGCGCGGCGACCACCGGGCGCCCGCGCCCCGGGCCGTCGACAGCACCCTGAGCGGCAGGACCGTGCTCGCCGTCGACGACGACGCCCGCAACCTGTACGCCCTCAGCGGCATCCTGGAGCTGCACGGCATCACGGTGCTGCACGCCGAGAACGGGCGGAAGGGCATCGAGACGCTGCTGGCGAACCCGGCCGTCTCCCTCGTCCTGATGGACGTGATGATGCCGGAGATGGACGGCTACACCGCGACCGCGCGGATCAGGGAGCTGCCCCAGTACGCGGACCTGCCCGTGATCGCCGTCACCGCGAAGGCCATGCCGGGCGACCGGGAGAAGAGCCTCGCGTCGGGGGCCAGCGACTACGTCACCAAGCCCGTCGACGCCGACGAACTCATCGCCTGCGTCCGCCGCTGGCTCGACGGAGGGACGGCCTCGTGA